A window of Chlorobium phaeobacteroides DSM 266 genomic DNA:
TCCGGTTTTGTCTCGATCGCTTCCGCAAGCACCGAAAGAAGCTCCGCCAGAACTATGGGCATGGAAAGCAGTGCCTGTATACCTAACTTTTCCGCACGTCCCTTCAACAACGTCGAGGACATTCGGGTATAGGCGACGATCGACAGAACGACGCCGTTTTCCTGCATTCTGAAAGCAAGCTCATAGCCGTCAATAATCGGCAGTTCAAGATCCAGAAGAACAAGGTCATATTGTCTTGATGCTATCATCTCCATTGCCTCTGCTCCGCTCTGAACCTGATCGAGCTCAACACTGAGCGGCAAAAGATACCGGGCAATCAATACAAGATTTGCCGGATCAGCACCAACATGAAGAATCCGCTTTGCCGAAAAGAGTTCATGATATTGAGCATAAAGATCTGCCTCAAAATCGGCAATATCGCCATCACTCACCGGAGGAAATGTCAGTATAAATTCAGTGAATTCATACCGAACAGAACGACAGACAATATCTCCCCCGAAAAAACGCATAACCCGCTTGCAGTAGGCAAGACCAAGACCAGTCCCGCCTTTTCTGCCGGAAGTATAAAAAGGGTCAAACAACTTTGCAAGATTCTCTTTAGCAACGCCAGGGCCAGTATCTCTTACTGTAACACTGTTTAAGATCTCCCCTCTTTTGAGACGGATATCGATGCGACCGTCGGGAAAAGAGCGGAGAAAATAGAGCGCATTCATGACAAGATTGAAAAGCACAAAAACATACATGGTCTCTACACCCTTGAAAACAAAATCATCGTCTTCAAAAAAATGAACGCGTTGACGCTCTTCTTGCGATTCGTAGCCATATTCATCAATAGCCTTGCGAGTTATTGCCGCAGCGGACAGATAGGTTAATCCGGCATCCTCTGAAGCATCTTCCCTGACCTCTTCAAGAATCATCTCAATGACCTGAATGCCCCTGTTGACTGCTATCTGACCTCGGGCAACTTTTTCATAGATTCGTTCGACTCCTCCTGCGCTGATCGAAGGATAGAGCCTTTCTGCATGATAGAGCGGGAGTTCTTCCTGAATGGATTCAAGATTATAGCGTATCTGACCCAGAGGATTACGCATCTCATGGGCAATGCCGGCCGCAAGAGCCTTAAGGGCATTGTTTCTCTCCATGGCCATAATCCCCCTTTTATTGCTGTAGCTGAAGACATAACCGGCAACAATGGTAAACACCAGCACCAGAAGATAGAGTGGAATATTGAATTCGGGATGGAGTTCGACGCGTGGAGTTGAAAGAAAATAAAATACAACCGCCCCGGCAAAACCCAGAAGCAGATCAAAAAGAAACATCAGCCAGTTGGGAACAAAGGCAATAAGCACAAACAGCATAAAAATTTCCCAGTACAGCCACAGCTCATGAAAGTTGTTCATGATAAGATTGACCGTAAAAACAAAGGGAAGAACAAAAATTATGGTGAAATGCCAGAAAAAAGTGAACCGGGTCTGAATAAAACCGGGAAGTCTGCTCTTGAAAAGCACGGCAAGACACAAGAGCGTTGCCGTCAGACGAAGGAACAGGTTTTCATAAGGAAGATCAAAACCATATTTGAAAATAAAATAAAAAAAGAAATGGGCTGGAGCGCCAAGAAGCCCGGCTGCAAGCGTATTGAAACGTGATACCTGAGTACCGTCAATTACACACTGTCGAATGTAGGCCAACACCTTCAATCCTTACCCCCGTCAAGTAATTTATGCACACACTCCCCCGCTGCCCTGAAGCACGCCTCTATGGATGCGCCACGACGATAATCACCCGTTGCGGCAAAACCGGAAAAAAAGTCAAGCTTCTGATCAACCTCAGCAAGAAGTCGATGATGGTATGGCGAATAGGCACAAAGTCCCTCGGAAAGATACCGAAAAACAAAAGACTCTCTCGTATTATCCTTTATCGTGAAATAGCGTCCGGCGATCTCCTCTCCGAGTGTAATAACCGCTTCAGGCTGAGACCGATCGGACACCATAGCTCTTGCTGCCCTGCCGCTGAAGGTATACCGAACCAGATCAAGATCATTGATACCATAAGCTCCGGCATTACTCAACGGAAACGAGTCATCAAAAACCATGGCGCGCTGCTCTTTCGGAAATACATTCTGACGATATTTCACAATAGCAACTGCTACAGGAAAATACTGTATCCGCCTTAAAAGAACTGAAACTTCCGGACAAAACGTTTCAAGAAGTTCACTCAACCGAAGCGCAGGCAGAGCGGACACTACCCGATCATACTCCGCTGATAAAGAACGGCCCTCATACTCATAACCGATCATGACTGCTCCTTTGCCATGATCACGGTTAACAGACGTAACCCGATGTGCCGGAAGAATTCTCAACAAAGCAGATCTTGCCGGGAGCTGAAAAGCTTCAAGCATGCCATGCATACCCTGTTGCAACTGCTCGTAACTGTCAAGCAGAAGTGCGAGATTAGAGCCGAAATTCCCCGGATAACACTCATCAGGTTCAGCCCCATTCATCCTTACCGTCACCGGCCTTACGATATGACTTAAACAGGGCTCCTTCAGGTATCCAGCAAGGGAGAGATGGTCATACTCTTCAGCAAGTGCAGAAAAATACTCGCTGGCAAGAACCCCTTGACGACGATCATTGAGAATTGCCCTGACATGGGGATAGAGCTTTCGAAGGCCGCTAAAACCGCATAAACCGAAAAAACGAATGGCATTGAAAAGTCTGGCCCCCTCTTTGTTAATGCTGACAACCCGGCCTCCAATGACCTGTGATGTATTAAAACCAAAATATTCAAAATCAGAAACACCGCAATCCAGAACAAAATCCCGAAACAAGCGGTAATTTTTTCCGATATTTTTGCCGCCGAAATCAAGCCACCTCTCACCAAGCCGTTCACTGCCAATCCTGCCCCCAATACGATCAGCCGATTCGTAAAGATCAACACTGATATTGTGCTGCATGAGATAATATGCGGAAGCAATTCCGGAAATTCCTCCGCCGATAACCGCTGCCCTCATCATACTGAAGCTGCCTCGTGCAGAATCCGGTTGATTTTTGCGTCAAATTGCATTTTACTTCTTGTACATATTTTTTCGACCCTTTTTCTCTGTTCCTCATACCGTTTTGAACTCATAAACGCAAAAGCTTTCAGCGTTGCATCAGCAACAACCCTCCCGTACTGCAGAACCTGAATGTAGATTGGCGCATCCTTATCCTCGCTTGTCTCGTCGGCAGTAAAACTGCAATATACCCTCAGCACAACAGGAACATCGTTTTCAAGATAATGAAAAAAATTCGTATTATAGTTCAATAATGCAAGTCCTCCGTCAAATGAGAGTCCCTGAATATGAGCGGTTGCAACGCCAGCCTGTCTCAAAGCCTCGAGCATCAGCAATCCCTGAACATGATCGGAAACGTGATCGAATGAGATCTCTTCCGTGCTGGCAAGCATATTGAAATACAGCATGCGACCGGCTGAAAAATAATCCGAAATCAACACATTGGAACTATTTTTCTTATGCACATATTTTTTTTCTATCGAACATGGCAGCTTGTCATCTCCGGTTATTGCGAGAGGACTTTTCAAAAGAGATTTCAGATCAAAAGGAAGTTTTTTCATTAAATCCGCTGCCGTCTCAATATCAAAAGGTGGCTTATCCTTGCGTGAAGGGCAATAAAGTGCTTTCGCCGCAGCATAAACGCCGGGATTGGCTCTCCGGTAATCAAGCGAGATGAACAGTTCACAGGTATCCCCCAGAAGCAGAAGAAACCGGGAAGCCTCTTCAACTGAAGAGACATTGACAATCTGCAGAGCGGTAACTGATTGCAGAGGAAGGGTATCCCCCTCCAGCAGCATCGTAAAAGGTTTTTTCCCTGGACTGAGGGTTAGAATACCAAAATCTCTGCCTGGCCTTTTGATGGTTCTCTGAAACCGAAGACGAGGCGTTGGGTTCGGGTGAAATGCAGGATGAAAATCGTGCCCGGCGATTCTTTGTACAGTTTGCTGTAGCATGGTATCAATAAATTACATTAAGTAATAATGGCCCGAATTATGTAGCAATATAACCTTGTTTGTTTCAGGGTAACGGGCTTTAAAAATGAATGTTAACAGGTTCGCAACAATCCGGGGAATCCGAGAAGCTCTACAGGAAAAAAAGTCATCCGGCTTATAATTAACCATATAACTCACCTGCGTCCTGAACCACGCTCAGAATATCTACTCACCAGACAACGGGTCACGGCAGACCTGAGCTTCAATGTACCCTTGTATTTTCGGTTATGCTTCCGGAAGTTTCGGGATTTTCTTATTTTTGGCTTTTTAAACCATTAATCTGCCATCATCCATGAGCCAGCTCGACTTACTCAATATTGTCCATCGTCCCAGAAGACTCCGCAAAACAGCCGCAATCAGAAACCTTGTACAGGAACACACCCTGTCAGTCAACGACCTTGTTTTCCCGCTCTTTGTCTGCCCTGGAACCAGCGTTGTCGAAGAGGTTTCCTCCATGCCCGGCAGTTTCCGCTATTCCATTGACAACGCGGTAAAAGAGTGCCAGGAACTATGGGATCTCGGTATACAGAGCATCGATCTTTTCGGTATTCCCGAGCAGAAAACCGAGGATGGAAGCGAAGCCTACAACGACAAGGGAATTATCCAGGAAGCAATCCGCGCCATAAAAGCCAAGCTCCCCGATCTCTGCATCATGACTGACGTCGCGCTCGACCCCTTTACCCCCTTCGGCCATGACGGTCTGGTAAAAGACGGAATAATCCTGAACGATGAAACCGTCGAGGTACTCTGCAAAATGGCGGTTTCTCATGCCAATGCCGGCGCCGATTTCGTATCGCCGAGCGACATGATGGATGGTCGTATCGGAGCAATCCGCGAATCACTTGATGATGCAGGCTCCTCCGATGTAGGCATCCTCTCCTATGCCGCCAAATATGCTTCAAGCTTTTACGGCCCTTTCCGCGACGCACTCCATTCCGCACCACAGTTCGGCGACAAATCAACCTATCAGATGAATCCCGGAAACTCCGACGAAGCGATGAAAGAGATCGAGCTCGACATCATGGAAGGCGCAGATATCGTCATGGTTAAACCCGGTCTTGCCTATCTCGATATCGTATCACGCACCAAAGAACGTTTCGACGTTCCTGTTGCCATTTACCACGTATCGGGCGAATATTCCATGGTCAAAGCGGCAGCAGCACGAGGATGGATTGATGAAGAGCGGGTTATGATGGAATCCCTGCTCTGTATGAAACGTGCCGGCGGTGATCTTATCTTTACCTATTATGCCAAGGAAGCTGCAAAAAAACTTCGCTGATCCCTGATAAACAGCAGAAGATGACTCAACAAGCCCGGCTGCATAAATTACAGCCGGGCATTTTACTCTTAATACCTATGATACGATATCTGACCTCAGGGGAATCGCACGGCCCGGCGCTTTCGGCAATTGTGGAGGGAGTCCCGGCCGGCGTCGGCATTACCCCCGAAATGATCAACACCGAGCTCGCCCGACGCCAGCAGGGATACGGACGCGGCGGACGCATGAAAATCGAAACCGACCAGGCGGAAGTCCTGTCAGGTATCCGCTTCGGCAAAACCATAGGCTCACCGATCACTCTGATCATCAGAAACAGGGATTGGGAAAACTGGACGACAACCATGTCGCAATTTTCAGAACCGGCAGAAGATATTGCAAAAATAACCATCCCCCGACCGGGCCACGCGGATCTGACAGGAAAAATCAAATACGGCCTGAACGATATTCGCCCGGTTATTGAACGCTCTTCGGCTCGGGAAACCACGGCAAGGGTTGCAGCCGGAACAATTTCCCGAATTTTCCTCAAAGCCATCGGCATTGAAATCGGCAGCTATATATCGGCAATTGGTTCGGCAGGCGAAACAACTGCCGACACTCAGATTGAAAAACTGCTCCGGAGCGGAGCCGAAACCCTTGCACGGAAGGCAGACCGGTCAGCGGTGCGTATGCTCGACAAAAAAAAGGAAGCCGAAGCAATTATCGCTATTGATGCAGCCAAGGATGCTGGAGATACACTCGGCGGCATCATCGAAATTTTCATCACCGGCGTACCAATGGGACTCGGCAGCTATATGCAGCACGACCGCCGTCTTGATGCCAATCTTGCTGCAGCACTCATCTCGATTCAGGCAATCAAGGGAGTTGAAATCGGTACGGCGTTTGCAAACGCACTCAAACCGGGATCACAGGTTCATGACGAATTCATCATCGAACCGGAGAAAGGGTTAACGCGAAGCTCGAACCGGGCAGGAGGAATTGAAGGGAGCATGTCAAGCGGCCAGACCATTCATCTCAGAGCAGCGATGAAACCGATATCCTCGCTTCTCACCCCACTGCACTCGTTTGACAGCGAAACCCTGCAACCGACACTCTCTCGCTTCGAACGAAGCGACACCTGCGCAGTGCCTGCTGCGGGCGTCGTAGCCGAAGCGATGGTATCGACCGTTATCGCAAACGCCGTTCTCGAAAAATTCGGAGGCGATCATCTTGGTGAAATACAGACAAGAATCTCCCTTCACCGTGACCTCACCCGAAAAGCGTTCATCGCCTGAAGAGACTCAGGAGCCTTCTGACGGAGAACCGACAAGTCTCTGGTTCATGTCACGGGAAGGCTCCGGCACCTCGGTCTTGCCGACAATTTGAGCGGGAACACCGGCCACAGTATAATGCGGCGGCACATCATCCAGCACCACGCTGCCAGCGCCGACTTTCGATCCCTCGCCTATGATGACATTACCGAGAATTTTTGCCCCGGCACCAATCAGCACTGATTTATGCACCTTCGGATGCCTGTCGCCTGACTCTTTTCCGGTACCGCCGAGCGTCACCTCATGCAACAGCGAAACATTGTCATCAACAACCGCGGTTTCGCCAATCACAAGACTGGTGGCATGATCGAGAAGAATCCCCTTGCCAATCACTGCGGCAGGATGAATATCAACGGCAAACACTTCGGACATGCGGTTCTGGATAAAATAAGCCATGGTTCTGCGCCCGTTCTTCCAGAGCCAATGAGAAAGACGATAAGCCTGTAATGCCTGATAGCCTTTAAGAAACAGCATGATCTCAAAATAATGGACCGCAGCAGGGTCACGCTGCTGTGTTGCAAGAAGATCATATATCGCATTCTCCACCTGCTCCGGACAGTGCCGGTAAAAATCCTCAAAAAGACCCTGAAGTACCAGGGGAGGAAAATGCTTTGATCCGAGCTTCACCGAAAGCAGCATTGCCAGCGACGCGCCAAAATTATCGTAACGAATAATATGCTGTTCAAGAAAAATACTGATCTCGGGATCTCGCAGACACTCAGCCGCAGCCTCGGCAACAATCGTTGACCAGATACTCTCAATAGGTATATCTCTCATCATTGGAAACATCAACACCATTTAAACGATAGAAAAATCAATTGATGAACTGCAAAAAAATATGAAGCATCAACACGATGCCTGACACATCCATAAGCATTAATAGCTGTTGCTGCATAAAAGGTTCTCCTGACCGCTGGTAACAGCTTCTGAATTTAAAAAAAAACAAGCCCCATTCTCCACATATTTCACCGCCTGGCACTGAATTGCCCTGCCAGACTCTGTCAAGGCGTCAACATCGGGATCCATCCACTCTGTCGGGATGACAGACCGGCCGACTCATCATGTCAGGGAAAAAATCCAGCCATGATAAACTTACCAGCAGAATCACAAGAAACCATGATCGACAGCTCTTGAGTAATGCGGGGCCAGGATAAAAAACAGAACAGCAGGTAAACCATTTTACAGAGTAATCCGGATATTTATTAATCTTTACTGACAAATAGTATATTTGAGTGCTAAAATCCGGCATTGTGCTATCTCCTGCAATGAGTGCCCTGATCTCGATGCTCACAGGATTCTGATACACCCTTCTGTTTCCGGTGCATTATTAAACAAGGTTTAGTCCGTTTCAGGTTATGGTGGTTACCCGACGTCGCTGGTTTGAGGCTCCATGGGAGTTCAGGGAAGCATCCCTGTTCAGCCTGCTTGCTATCCTTTCAGGCTTTTTCATACAATATGCCGCATCCGGCAACAGCGTCGGACTTCCTGTTTGGCCATTCAATGCCATAGCGCTTTCTGTTTTTGCCGCACTGATTTTCGGTATCGGGCTTATCCTGAGAAACAATCCTCTTGTCGCCTGGTTCGGCGGCATTCCAATGGGCCTCAGCCTTATTCTTGCACTTGCGGCACTCTCCTTTATCGGCGGGATGGTGCCTCAGGAAATCATGACCGGGGACTCTCTCTATACCCGCTTGCGAATCAACCAGATTTTTTCAAGCTGGCCGTTTGCCCTGATTGTTTTTCTGTTTCTGATCAACCTCGGTTTTTCTCTTGCATGGAAACTCATTCCCTTCAGATCGAAACATCTGCAGTTCGTTCTTTTTCATGCCGGCTTCTGGCTGGCACTTTCATGCGGCATTCTTGGAAGCTCCGACCTTCAGCGACTTGTTATTCCGATTGAAGAGGGCCGAGCCAATAACCTTGGCTACTCGATGCAAAGCAAAGACCCTGTGCCGTTACCGTTTTCCGTTTTTCTTCACGATTTTTCTCTGGAGGAGTATTCGCCCCAGATACTTCTCTATGATCCTGAAAACGACAAACTTCTCATGGATAAATCTCAAGCCATTATCGAAGTCCATAAGGGAACGAAAGCCGCATGGAAAGGGCTTGAGGTTGTTGTCCTCGATTTTCTCCCTGCAGCTCTTCCGGGAAAAGACGGGATTCCTCGCCTTTCCGGGCTTCCGGCAGCAATTCCCTATGCCAGGGTCAGGGTACTCTCTGCCGGGGCTCAGGATGAGATGTGGATCAGCACAGGAAGCCCTTTCATGAGACCTGAAGCGGCAAAAATCGGAAACTTCTTTCTGATCATGGTTCCGGGTACGCCAAAAACGTTCCGTTCAGTCGTAACAATTAAGGACAAATCCGGTCACCTGATCGAGGAGAGTCTTGAGGTAAACAAGCCGGTAAGCTTCAATGGATGGAAGCTCTACCAGATGGGTTACGACGACAAAGCCGGAAAATGGTCGCAACTCAGCCTGATCGAAGTCATCCGTGATCCATGGTTACCGGCGGTCTATATCGGATTCTTTATGATCATGGCTGGAAATCTCCTGTTTTTCTGGAATGGCATCAAACGATCCGGAGGCGCATAATGGGCATCAATTTCAACACTGCAGCCTTTCTTGCCATTGCGTTATGGGCAGGAGGATCGATACTCCATCCCCTTGCACAAAACAAACCGGCACTTAAACGACTGGCCTATATCCTGATGCTTTCAGGATCGGCCGTCATGGCAGGATTTATCGTCATCTACTGGATATCCCTCGACCGTCCTCCGCTCAGAACACTTGGAGAAACCCGCATGTGGTATGCGACAATGATACCTCTGGTCGGTTTTCTGGTCGAATATCGATGGAAAATAGGCTGGCTTAAATACTACTGCATGGGGTTGGCGGGATTTTTTCTTGGAATAAACCTGCTCCACCCTGAAGTGTTTGACAAAACGCTTATGCCTGCACTGCAAAGCGTCTGGTTCATTCCTCATGTTATCGTTTATCTTGTCGGCTACGTCCTGCTTGCCGCCTCTTCGGCATCTGCATGGCATAATGTTTTTCTCATATCCCGCTCAAAGGAGAATAAAAATTATCAGCACCTGTCCCACTACCTTGCGCTGCTTGGATTTGTTCTGTTGACATTCGGTCTTGTATTTGGCGCACTCTGGGCTAAAGAAGCCTGGGGCCATTACTGGACCTGGGATCCCAAAGAAACATGGGCATTCATTGCCTGGCTGATCTATCTGGGCTATCTGCACCTTTTCAGCTATAAAATCTCCACAAAAAAACTACAGTGGTATCTCGCCCTTGCCTTTTTAGTGCTGCTCATCAGCTGGTTCGGCGTCAACTATCTGCCCTCTGCCGCCAATAGTGTTCATAGTTACCAGCAGAGCTGAAAAAAGTGTCGATCTGCACAAGCTCCCGCAACAAAAATGCCGTCTGCTCCTGCTCTTGCGTTTCAGCGTTGTCGGGCTTGACGCAGATCGGCATCTCACCCGACATCTTCCATAACAGACATCTTGTTCCTCTGCCGGTTTTTTATGGTATCTTCAAAAGAAGAATCGCACAATATCCAGACACTGATAACCGAAAAACCTTTATGGAGACCATTGCTGCACATGGAAATCAAGCAACACCATCTACTCATTGATACTCTCTTCGGAACCTGTCGCCAGACATTGGGAAGCGACTTCGAAGGATATAGAAATCACTGTTTGCGCGTATATTATTTCTGCTGCGCCCTTACCCGCAATAAACCGGAAAACGATGATAAAATTGCGATTGCAGCGTTTTTCCACGATATCGGCATCTGGACTGACGACACCTTTGACTACATTTCGCCATCACAACTCCTTGCCAGGGAATACCTTGAAAAAACAGATCGAACCGCATGGATCCCCGAGATCGAGGCCATGATCGGTGAACATCACAAGCTTACCCCCTGCAAGGCGCAACAATTTTTACTCGTTGAACCCTTCAGAAAAGCGGACTGGATAGACATATCGAGAGGAATGCTCCGACACCGGTTACCAGACGATTTTGTCCTCGATGTTTTTGATGCCTTTCCAAACGAAGGATTTCATAAAAAACTGCTCCTCCTTGCAAAAGCACGCCTGAAAACTCACCCGTTCAGCCCCTTGCCCATGATGAAATTGTAGCCGATGGAAACGTTTTTTCAGGATGATTCAAGGTGACAGGATTCGATTACGGATTCATGCTGAATTCCACAGGAATTCTTAAGACTGTTACACCCTGTAAAGATCCTGTTATCAGAAACGTTAACGGGAACATCGAATCACACAAACTTTTTTTTGCTTTTTCCAGGCAGCAGAATACGGGTAATAGTATACCGTGTAGCCACAAGTTCAACAAGAATCGGGCCAACAATCCCGAGAAGCGTACCAGGGACAAAAAGGATCCGGATATTGGTTATACCGATTTTTGTGAAAACGATTCTGGATGCCGCCGTAAAAAAAACATGGAACAGGTGGATGGAATAGGAGTAAAATCCAATCCTCGCAAGCAATTCAGACTCACCCCGGATAAAAAGCAAGGCAGTACAGGAGAGAGTCCCGATAAGAAGAGCGTTCAAGGATCTTCGTCCTCCTCCATATTCGTGACCATAAAAAAGAAGAAAAAGAATAATTGCCGTCATGAGTAAAAAGCCGATAATCTTTTTCTGTTTCAGCTCAAAAGGAAACCGCGAAAAAAATATTCCGCAAAGAAAGTAGGGCAGCAGATAGAATGCCCCTGAAATTGAAAGCCATGGAGTACCGACATTGGCGATGCAGAGCATAGCGGCCATAAGATAAGCCAAAGCAAAACCTGCTTTATTATGGAGCCCTGAAATGCTCCAGAGGAATAATGACGAGAAAAATCAGAAACAGTGAATCAATGAACCAATAGTGCGCCACCGGCATCAGGTGCAGGTAACGCCAATCCGCTACCGAGAAGTTCGTTCCTGGAGTGAAGGCCTGAAAAAGAGCGAAAAGGGTACCAACAAAGAGCATAGGAACAAGCAACCGACGGATTTTTCCGCTGATGAACTTCTTCCAGTCGCTCCTGAAGGGTCTCCAGACATAGACGAACCCTGAAAGAAAGGTAAAAAGCGGCATAAGAATATAGGCAAGAAGCTCATTTGCATCCTTGATCCTTGAGCAGCCCTTCCTGAACACGAAGTCCACCCTGGGGAGTGACGCCGATAACATGATAGGCGACAAGAAAAACACAAGCGAGACCCCTGGGCGTATCGATCATGATGTTTCTGCCAGCCGGAAATGCTTTCATAACCTTGATTCTTTTGAGAATGAGTTACGGTTTCTTTTCCTTTACTTCCGACTCTCTTGTTGTCCTCACCCATGCGGTGCTTTTTTTACGAAGCACCATTGCCGCATAGAGCGGAATTTTCCACAAAACATAGAGCGGCGCCGTGGCAAGATAGAGCCAGGTCGAAAGCGGAGCGCGGCGTTGAATCTGCCCTGAAACGACATAAAACACCAGAATCAGCCAGAAGGAAGTCGCAAGCATGATCCATTCGCTCTTGAGCAGGAGCAGAGAACCTGCCGTAGCAAAAGCGAAAAGCATGACAAGAAGAGAGAGCGGCGGTACGGCCAGTTCTAACAGCGCATAGAGAAAACGAATACGTCCTTTTTCAGCAAACAGTCTGAGCAGCGGACCGGTCATCTTTCGGACAAGCATGAATCGGCCGCCCTCCCAGCGACTTCTCTGGCTTGAAGCGCTTTTGCCGGAGGTAACCATCTCACTGCGCACAATGGCATCAGGGTTATAGTGCACGTTAACGCCATCCTGCAAGAGGCGCAAGGTAAACTCCATATCCTCGACAATGGAGTGGCAGGGCCATCCATACCGCTCAAGCAGTTCGGTACTGAAGGCCATACCGTTACCTTTCAACACTGCCGTACCTGAAAGCCGGAATGTACCGGCCATGCGCAAATGGTTGAAAACATTAAATGCCGCATCGATCAGGGCAGGACGCCACCCGGCACCCGGATTGCTGACGCCGTTATATGCCTGCACGGAGTGAATCTCCGGCTGGCTTAGCGAGAGACTGATTTCGCGAAGGTATCCCCTCTCAGGCGCAACATCGGCATCGATAATGGTAATCGCATCGGTATGTCGATAGCTCTCCCTGCGATTTTTCAGAAACCAGTCAAGCGCCTGGCCTTTCCCCCGGTTAACCGTATCAGATCGCTCAAAAACGTTCGCACCTGCAGCTCGCGCATGCAGAGCGGTAGCGTCACTACAGTTGTCGGCAATAACATAGACCTCCAGGCGATTTGCGGGATAATCGCACGCGAACACCCCCTCAACGGTTCGCACAATACCTTCCTCTTCGTTATGAGCAGGTATCACTACGCCGATGTTGAGAAAACCATTCGCCGCAGCGCACTCTTTTTTAAAAAAATATGCTGCAACAGTACTCAACAGCAGATATGCCGCCGGCAAGGCCAACATCAAGAGGAGAGATTGAAAAAACAGTTCGGCAATAATCATCATGAGGAGATCCCTTCAAGGTGAAAAAGATCAACCATAGCACTATTGTTGCCATGCTGATTGTAAAGTTCAATAACTTTTTTCCGTCCGGCCACTCCCAGCTCACGGCGAAGTCCGGAGTCATCAAGCAATCTCCGGATCTGGCGGGCAAGATCCACGGCGTCTCCCGGTGTTGCAAGCAATCCGTCACGATCATGCTCAATCAATTCAG
This region includes:
- a CDS encoding response regulator, whose amino-acid sequence is MLAYIRQCVIDGTQVSRFNTLAAGLLGAPAHFFFYFIFKYGFDLPYENLFLRLTATLLCLAVLFKSRLPGFIQTRFTFFWHFTIIFVLPFVFTVNLIMNNFHELWLYWEIFMLFVLIAFVPNWLMFLFDLLLGFAGAVVFYFLSTPRVELHPEFNIPLYLLVLVFTIVAGYVFSYSNKRGIMAMERNNALKALAAGIAHEMRNPLGQIRYNLESIQEELPLYHAERLYPSISAGGVERIYEKVARGQIAVNRGIQVIEMILEEVREDASEDAGLTYLSAAAITRKAIDEYGYESQEERQRVHFFEDDDFVFKGVETMYVFVLFNLVMNALYFLRSFPDGRIDIRLKRGEILNSVTVRDTGPGVAKENLAKLFDPFYTSGRKGGTGLGLAYCKRVMRFFGGDIVCRSVRYEFTEFILTFPPVSDGDIADFEADLYAQYHELFSAKRILHVGADPANLVLIARYLLPLSVELDQVQSGAEAMEMIASRQYDLVLLDLELPIIDGYELAFRMQENGVVLSIVAYTRMSSTLLKGRAEKLGIQALLSMPIVLAELLSVLAEAIETKPDTLKNSLAGKTVLVADDSALNRMVVKNILQRGGLTVLDAKNGQEAIDILEHYPCDLLLIDIQMPVLDGLEAAKRIRATKSGYRGIPIICLSGDGDKETVRRAMESGMNDYLIKPVDSKNLLQKVSRLLLLTEKTQK
- the cysE gene encoding serine O-acetyltransferase — its product is MRDIPIESIWSTIVAEAAAECLRDPEISIFLEQHIIRYDNFGASLAMLLSVKLGSKHFPPLVLQGLFEDFYRHCPEQVENAIYDLLATQQRDPAAVHYFEIMLFLKGYQALQAYRLSHWLWKNGRRTMAYFIQNRMSEVFAVDIHPAAVIGKGILLDHATSLVIGETAVVDDNVSLLHEVTLGGTGKESGDRHPKVHKSVLIGAGAKILGNVIIGEGSKVGAGSVVLDDVPPHYTVAGVPAQIVGKTEVPEPSRDMNQRLVGSPSEGS
- a CDS encoding protoporphyrinogen/coproporphyrinogen oxidase; translation: MMRAAVIGGGISGIASAYYLMQHNISVDLYESADRIGGRIGSERLGERWLDFGGKNIGKNYRLFRDFVLDCGVSDFEYFGFNTSQVIGGRVVSINKEGARLFNAIRFFGLCGFSGLRKLYPHVRAILNDRRQGVLASEYFSALAEEYDHLSLAGYLKEPCLSHIVRPVTVRMNGAEPDECYPGNFGSNLALLLDSYEQLQQGMHGMLEAFQLPARSALLRILPAHRVTSVNRDHGKGAVMIGYEYEGRSLSAEYDRVVSALPALRLSELLETFCPEVSVLLRRIQYFPVAVAIVKYRQNVFPKEQRAMVFDDSFPLSNAGAYGINDLDLVRYTFSGRAARAMVSDRSQPEAVITLGEEIAGRYFTIKDNTRESFVFRYLSEGLCAYSPYHHRLLAEVDQKLDFFSGFAATGDYRRGASIEACFRAAGECVHKLLDGGKD
- a CDS encoding AfsA-related hotdog domain-containing protein, translating into MLLEGDTLPLQSVTALQIVNVSSVEEASRFLLLLGDTCELFISLDYRRANPGVYAAAKALYCPSRKDKPPFDIETAADLMKKLPFDLKSLLKSPLAITGDDKLPCSIEKKYVHKKNSSNVLISDYFSAGRMLYFNMLASTEEISFDHVSDHVQGLLMLEALRQAGVATAHIQGLSFDGGLALLNYNTNFFHYLENDVPVVLRVYCSFTADETSEDKDAPIYIQVLQYGRVVADATLKAFAFMSSKRYEEQRKRVEKICTRSKMQFDAKINRILHEAASV
- the aroC gene encoding chorismate synthase, which codes for MIRYLTSGESHGPALSAIVEGVPAGVGITPEMINTELARRQQGYGRGGRMKIETDQAEVLSGIRFGKTIGSPITLIIRNRDWENWTTTMSQFSEPAEDIAKITIPRPGHADLTGKIKYGLNDIRPVIERSSARETTARVAAGTISRIFLKAIGIEIGSYISAIGSAGETTADTQIEKLLRSGAETLARKADRSAVRMLDKKKEAEAIIAIDAAKDAGDTLGGIIEIFITGVPMGLGSYMQHDRRLDANLAAALISIQAIKGVEIGTAFANALKPGSQVHDEFIIEPEKGLTRSSNRAGGIEGSMSSGQTIHLRAAMKPISSLLTPLHSFDSETLQPTLSRFERSDTCAVPAAGVVAEAMVSTVIANAVLEKFGGDHLGEIQTRISLHRDLTRKAFIA
- the hemB gene encoding porphobilinogen synthase produces the protein MSQLDLLNIVHRPRRLRKTAAIRNLVQEHTLSVNDLVFPLFVCPGTSVVEEVSSMPGSFRYSIDNAVKECQELWDLGIQSIDLFGIPEQKTEDGSEAYNDKGIIQEAIRAIKAKLPDLCIMTDVALDPFTPFGHDGLVKDGIILNDETVEVLCKMAVSHANAGADFVSPSDMMDGRIGAIRESLDDAGSSDVGILSYAAKYASSFYGPFRDALHSAPQFGDKSTYQMNPGNSDEAMKEIELDIMEGADIVMVKPGLAYLDIVSRTKERFDVPVAIYHVSGEYSMVKAAAARGWIDEERVMMESLLCMKRAGGDLIFTYYAKEAAKKLR